In one Haloplanus salinus genomic region, the following are encoded:
- a CDS encoding response regulator transcription factor: MTRRPHVLIVDDELALLDLYEIWLGGLDVAISRASCGAEALERCHDGIDVVLLDRQMPRVSGDEVLDELRERGLDVRVAFVSAATPDVRITDIDIDAYLVKPVARDVYLDLVRSLLRRESLPETADRYVSILSKRAALLEAEPRSVLRNEPAYAALEAELSRLASRVDSRRLDDPFLRRASTDGSGDDGLPSFDSTL; this comes from the coding sequence ATGACCCGTCGCCCGCACGTGCTGATCGTCGACGACGAACTGGCGCTGCTCGACCTCTACGAGATTTGGCTCGGGGGCCTCGACGTGGCGATCAGCCGGGCCAGCTGTGGAGCCGAGGCTCTGGAGCGGTGTCACGACGGGATCGACGTGGTGCTCCTCGATAGGCAGATGCCACGTGTCTCCGGCGACGAGGTGCTCGACGAACTCCGCGAGCGCGGCCTCGACGTGCGCGTCGCGTTCGTGTCGGCGGCGACCCCCGACGTTCGGATCACCGACATCGATATCGACGCCTACCTCGTCAAGCCGGTCGCGCGGGACGTGTACCTCGACCTCGTCCGGTCGCTGCTCCGGCGGGAATCGCTCCCCGAGACCGCCGACCGCTATGTCTCGATCCTCTCGAAGCGCGCCGCGCTGTTGGAGGCGGAGCCGCGATCGGTGCTTCGGAACGAACCGGCATACGCCGCGCTTGAGGCGGAACTCTCGCGGCTGGCGTCCCGCGTCGACAGCCGCCGCCTCGACGATCCGTTCCTCCGGCGGGCGTCCACGGACGGTAGCGGGGACGACGGACTGCCATCGTTCGATTCGACGCTGTAG
- a CDS encoding truncated hemoglobin: MTDRNLYDRLGGHDGIRAVVDDFYARLRADEELGPFFRNADMEKLRRTQTDFLCEAAGGPEMYDADPVREAHLHVPFTPALLERATELLYDSLAEFDVADEDADAVVQAVAAYEKELLADP; the protein is encoded by the coding sequence ATGACCGACCGGAATTTGTACGACCGACTCGGCGGTCACGACGGGATTCGAGCTGTGGTCGACGACTTCTACGCGAGGCTCCGTGCCGACGAGGAGTTGGGCCCGTTCTTTCGGAACGCCGATATGGAGAAGCTGCGGCGGACCCAGACGGACTTCCTGTGTGAGGCGGCGGGGGGGCCGGAGATGTACGACGCCGACCCGGTCCGCGAGGCACATCTTCACGTACCCTTCACTCCCGCCCTGCTCGAACGGGCGACGGAGTTGTTGTACGACAGCTTAGCGGAGTTCGACGTCGCCGACGAGGACGCCGACGCCGTCGTACAGGCGGTCGCCGCGTACGAGAAGGAACTGCTAGCGGACCCGTAG
- a CDS encoding CaiB/BaiF CoA transferase family protein has protein sequence MGTNDDAAEKILDGITVVDLTTFVTGGFATLMLANQGAEVIKVERPELGDDNRHSGPPFVEPNEEYDGPGRTADANGESPYFWTINYDKLSVEFNLKTESGLRALYDLVEEADVVVENFRPGTAERLGIGYDDLRDVNDDLVYCSISAFGETGPWSRRPGYDLLVQGTSGIMSVTGPEGGDPVKVGLPQTDLITAMWAAFGIVGSLFRRELTGEGDRIEIGMHDAALPWLTKQAGKAFVGEETKRMGTKDPVLSPYQAYPTADGYLNVGCANQKLWTELCEAVDRPDLIDDERFASNPDRVANMDELEDELSAVFRERPTEEWVELLAEDHGLPVGPVYDVATALDNEQTEARGVIREIEHPALGVVPVIEHPLNYEHATAGFEEAPPLLGEDTEAILDGLGYDGGDIERLREEGAIPDDD, from the coding sequence ATGGGAACGAACGACGACGCTGCGGAGAAGATTCTCGACGGAATTACGGTAGTCGATCTGACGACGTTCGTCACCGGCGGGTTCGCGACGCTGATGCTCGCCAACCAGGGCGCGGAGGTCATCAAGGTCGAACGCCCCGAACTCGGCGACGACAACCGCCACTCCGGCCCGCCCTTCGTCGAACCGAACGAGGAGTACGACGGCCCCGGCCGTACCGCCGACGCCAACGGCGAATCCCCCTACTTCTGGACGATCAACTACGACAAGTTGAGCGTCGAGTTCAACCTGAAGACGGAGTCGGGGCTGCGGGCGCTCTACGACCTGGTCGAGGAGGCCGACGTGGTCGTCGAGAACTTCCGGCCGGGGACGGCCGAGCGTCTCGGCATCGGCTACGACGACCTCCGGGACGTGAACGACGACCTCGTCTACTGCTCCATCTCGGCGTTCGGCGAGACGGGACCGTGGAGCCGCCGCCCCGGCTACGACCTCCTCGTGCAGGGAACGAGCGGCATCATGTCGGTGACGGGACCGGAGGGCGGCGACCCGGTGAAGGTCGGCCTCCCGCAGACGGACCTCATCACCGCGATGTGGGCGGCCTTCGGTATCGTCGGCTCGTTGTTCCGCCGCGAACTCACGGGCGAGGGCGACCGGATCGAGATCGGGATGCACGACGCCGCGCTCCCGTGGCTCACGAAGCAGGCCGGCAAGGCCTTCGTCGGCGAGGAGACGAAACGCATGGGGACGAAAGACCCAGTCCTCTCCCCGTATCAGGCGTACCCGACCGCCGACGGCTACCTCAACGTCGGCTGTGCGAACCAGAAGCTCTGGACGGAACTCTGTGAGGCCGTCGACCGCCCGGACCTGATCGACGACGAGCGCTTCGCCTCGAATCCCGACCGCGTGGCGAACATGGACGAGTTGGAAGACGAGCTGTCGGCGGTGTTCCGCGAGCGACCCACCGAGGAGTGGGTCGAGTTGCTGGCCGAGGACCACGGTCTCCCGGTGGGTCCCGTCTACGACGTGGCGACCGCCCTCGACAACGAGCAGACCGAAGCCCGCGGCGTGATCCGGGAGATCGAACACCCAGCGCTCGGCGTGGTGCCCGTCATCGAACACCCGCTCAACTACGAGCACGCGACGGCCGGCTTCGAGGAAGCGCCACCGCTCCTCGGTGAGGATACCGAAGCGATCCTCGACGGGCTGGGCTACGACGGCGGGGACATCGAACGCCTCCGGGAGGAGGGCGCGATTCCCGACGACGACTGA